One Littorina saxatilis isolate snail1 linkage group LG1, US_GU_Lsax_2.0, whole genome shotgun sequence genomic window carries:
- the LOC138971697 gene encoding protein NipSnap homolog 3A-like encodes MLSLSTHTIMLTTKFTGTFAGIVCRNAVARNTVRHLSAPPPPPGDSSRGSGGVSGGGKNKVYELRIYQMKPEHYRDSLDLMAKYWPVRTAHSKPVGSWMTEIGGICETVHLWEYDGLGDRMARRLKIAADPAWTKEFWPAFFKKSLTLKCYLLSPTSGSVVNTNFDPASQGLYELQRCEPYTPLVPSVAGESVVGQFFTVYGPTPAEFILLRYTNADLAYEKALARRKSQGLKGYSRFLVPCHWSELK; translated from the exons ATGCTATCACTATCAACGCACACCATCATGCTGACGACAAAATTTACTGGCACTTTTGCTGGCATAGTTTGTCGCAACGCTGTTGCCAGAAACACCGTGCGG CACCTGAGTGCACCACCGCCGCCACCTGGTGACAGCAGCAGAGGCAGTGGTGGCGTCAGTGGCGGAGGGAAAAACAAGGTGTACGAACTGCGTATCTACCAGATGAAGCCTGAGCACTACCGTGACTCCCTTGACCTGATGGCCAAGTACTGGCCCGTGCGCACTGCCCACTCCAAGCCCGTGGGCTCCTGGATGACAGAGATCGGCGGCATCTGTGAGACCGTGCACCTCTGGGAGTATG ACGGTCTGGGCGACCGCATGGCTCGCAGGCTGAAGATTGCGGCTGACCCCGCATGGACCAAAGAGTTCTGGCCGGCCTTCTTCAAGAAGTCCCTGACGCTGAAGTGCTATCTCCTGTCCCCAACATCAGGCTCCGTGGTCAACACTAACTTTGATCCTGCCAGTCAGG GGCTGTACGAACTGCAGAGATGTGAACCCTACACTCCCCTGGTGCCGAGTGTAGCAGGAGAAAGTGTGGTTGGACAATTCTTCACTGTCTATGGACCAACACCAGCAG AGTTTATCCTTTTGCGGTATACAAACGCAGACCTTGCCTATGAGAAAGCATTGGCAAGACGCAAAT ccCAAGGCCTGAAGGGATACTCCCGCTTCTTGGTTCCCTGTCACTGGTCGGAGCTCAAGTAA